A single region of the Plantactinospora soyae genome encodes:
- a CDS encoding MFS transporter, with amino-acid sequence MYRPQVSVRYATGREWLGLGVLSLVAFVTSVDVFVLLLALPDISRELGATAVQQLWITDVYGFMLVGFMITAGTLGDRIGRRRLLLAGATVFAVASIVAAFSGSPEMLIAARGVLGIAGATLAPATLGLISGMFPDPRQRAVAVSVWQMCFMGGALVGPVLGGLLIGHFWWGSVFLLGVPAMVLLLVLGPFTIVESGRRGAGRLDLVSVGLCLGAILPTVHGLKELANSGPQLHVGAAVGLGVAFGVWFVRRQRRLDDPLLDVSLFTNRAFAAIALIMVLVTVVSALMFFTAQYLQLVARMTALEAAFAMLPAAVTSLLAIAATPYLARTVRPVVIIVAGMLVAGFGAWLFTTLAASGDASAVIVGLAIATGGNSPVVALGTTLILAALPTGNAGSAGAIAETGTEFGFAFGVAVLGSLATVVYRARLVLPEDLPPAAQSRIHDGLPGAVDTGLPAALDAARTAYVLGLHAVGWAVVGVAGTIALLGIAFLRRLPEVIATDGRSATSKDEDGGTRGI; translated from the coding sequence GTGTACCGACCGCAGGTCTCCGTCCGGTACGCCACCGGGCGGGAGTGGCTCGGGCTGGGCGTGTTGAGCCTGGTCGCCTTCGTGACCTCCGTCGACGTGTTCGTGCTGCTGCTCGCGTTGCCGGACATCTCCCGCGAGTTGGGCGCGACGGCGGTGCAACAGCTCTGGATCACCGATGTCTACGGCTTCATGCTCGTCGGGTTCATGATCACGGCGGGTACGCTGGGCGACCGGATCGGGCGACGCAGGCTGCTCCTGGCCGGCGCGACGGTCTTCGCGGTGGCGTCGATCGTCGCCGCGTTCTCCGGAAGCCCCGAGATGCTGATCGCGGCGCGTGGGGTGCTCGGGATCGCCGGGGCGACGCTGGCCCCCGCCACCCTCGGCCTGATCTCCGGGATGTTTCCCGACCCGCGGCAGCGCGCGGTCGCGGTGAGCGTCTGGCAGATGTGTTTCATGGGCGGCGCGCTGGTCGGACCGGTCCTGGGCGGCCTGCTGATCGGGCATTTCTGGTGGGGTTCGGTCTTCCTCCTCGGCGTGCCGGCGATGGTGCTGCTGCTCGTCCTCGGCCCGTTCACCATCGTCGAGAGTGGACGCCGAGGAGCCGGCCGGCTCGACCTGGTGAGCGTCGGGCTCTGTCTCGGGGCGATCCTGCCGACCGTGCACGGGCTCAAGGAACTGGCGAACTCGGGTCCGCAGCTCCATGTCGGTGCCGCCGTCGGACTCGGGGTCGCCTTCGGGGTGTGGTTCGTCCGGCGACAGCGTCGGCTCGACGATCCGCTGCTCGACGTCTCGCTCTTCACGAACCGGGCGTTCGCGGCGATCGCCCTGATCATGGTCCTCGTCACCGTGGTCAGCGCGCTGATGTTCTTCACCGCGCAGTACCTGCAACTCGTCGCCCGGATGACCGCGCTGGAGGCCGCGTTCGCGATGCTGCCCGCCGCGGTCACCTCGCTGCTGGCCATCGCCGCCACGCCGTACCTCGCCCGGACGGTCCGGCCGGTCGTGATCATCGTGGCGGGCATGCTCGTCGCGGGCTTCGGCGCGTGGCTGTTCACTACGTTGGCCGCGAGCGGCGACGCCAGCGCCGTGATCGTCGGCCTCGCGATCGCCACCGGAGGCAACAGCCCGGTGGTGGCCCTGGGTACGACGCTCATCCTCGCCGCCCTGCCGACCGGGAACGCGGGATCCGCCGGAGCGATCGCCGAGACCGGGACGGAGTTCGGCTTCGCGTTCGGCGTCGCCGTCCTGGGCAGCCTGGCGACCGTCGTCTACCGCGCCCGACTGGTACTGCCGGAGGACCTTCCACCGGCGGCGCAATCGCGAATCCACGACGGACTTCCCGGAGCGGTCGACACCGGCCTGCCCGCGGCGCTCGACGCCGCGCGGACGGCGTACGTCCTGGGACTGCACGCCGTCGGTTGGGCCGTCGTCGGAGTCGCGGGGACGATCGCGCTGCTCGGCATCGCCTTCCTGCGTCGGCTGCCCGAGGTGATCGCAACCGATGGCCGCTCCGCCACGTCGAAGGACGAAGACGGCGGGACGAGGGGAATCTGA
- a CDS encoding sulfite exporter TauE/SafE family protein, whose product MRRLLLLALVGLGAQLVDGSLGMAYGVTSTTLLLAIGTNPAAASATVHLAEIGTTLVSGASHWKFGNVDWKVVAKIGIPGAVGAFAGATFLSGLSTETAAPLMSIILLALGLYILVRFTTFGLPKGNLGKPLRKRFLAPLGVVAGFVDSTGGGGWGPVGTPAILASGRLEPRKTIGSIDTSEFLVAVAASLGFFVGIGSENINFTWVAALLIGGVIAAPLAAWLVRHIPPRVLGSAVGGIIILTNIRTLLRSDWIDAPDNVRYTVYAVIYVVWAAALAYSIRAYLANREQERLDLETALASGPTDDEKAATPAP is encoded by the coding sequence ATGCGAAGACTCCTCCTCCTCGCCCTCGTCGGCCTCGGAGCCCAGCTCGTCGACGGCAGCCTCGGCATGGCGTACGGCGTGACCTCGACAACCCTGCTACTCGCCATCGGCACCAACCCGGCCGCCGCGTCGGCCACGGTCCACCTCGCCGAGATCGGCACGACCCTGGTCTCCGGTGCCTCGCACTGGAAGTTCGGCAACGTCGACTGGAAGGTCGTCGCGAAGATCGGCATACCGGGTGCGGTCGGCGCCTTCGCCGGTGCCACCTTCCTCTCCGGCCTCTCCACCGAGACCGCCGCGCCGCTGATGTCGATCATCCTGCTGGCTCTCGGCCTCTACATCCTGGTCCGGTTCACCACGTTCGGCCTGCCCAAGGGGAACCTCGGCAAGCCGCTGCGCAAGCGCTTCCTGGCCCCGCTGGGCGTCGTCGCCGGCTTCGTCGACTCCACCGGCGGTGGCGGCTGGGGTCCGGTCGGCACTCCCGCCATCCTGGCCAGTGGTCGCCTCGAACCGCGCAAGACGATCGGCTCGATCGACACCAGCGAGTTCCTCGTGGCCGTCGCCGCCAGTCTCGGCTTCTTCGTCGGCATCGGCTCGGAGAACATCAACTTCACCTGGGTCGCCGCGCTGCTCATCGGTGGCGTCATCGCGGCGCCGCTCGCGGCCTGGCTGGTCCGGCACATCCCGCCGAGGGTGCTCGGCTCGGCGGTCGGCGGAATCATCATCCTGACCAACATCCGCACCCTGCTGCGCAGCGACTGGATCGACGCCCCCGACAACGTCCGGTACACGGTCTACGCCGTGATCTACGTGGTCTGGGCTGCCGCGCTGGCGTACTCCATCCGGGCGTACCTGGCCAACCGCGAGCAGGAGCGGCTCGATCTCGAGACCGCCCTGGCCAGCGGACCGACGGACGACGAGAAGGCTGCCACTCCGGCCCCGTGA
- a CDS encoding carbohydrate ABC transporter permease, producing MTALNAHTARDAGPPAGTGGPGSGSPARPTGAGLAARRTRARVRAVLAALVTLVFVAPIYLMLVNAFKGQDRIVANPASLPIPPILDNLGTALTRPDNLIPLGLRNSLIVVVCSVALLIPLGAAFSFHISRRRTRTRAAILVALAAGLMVPPQVTLLPTIQILTWLGLDHSYPGLILSNLGGGYLSFAVFVYVGFMRGIPDEIIQAARIDGASGLRIWWQIVMPLVRPASATVAIFLSLWIWNDFLNPLFILGPLQGQTITTGLYLTIGQYSVDYGQLFGIMFLAGVLPVLGYLAAQKQFVAGLTAGSTK from the coding sequence GTGACCGCCCTGAACGCCCACACCGCGCGGGACGCCGGCCCGCCCGCCGGTACCGGCGGGCCGGGGTCCGGGTCGCCTGCCCGGCCTACGGGTGCCGGCCTCGCCGCCCGACGTACCCGGGCGCGGGTCCGGGCCGTGCTCGCCGCGCTCGTCACGCTGGTCTTCGTCGCACCGATCTACCTGATGCTGGTCAACGCCTTCAAGGGGCAGGACCGGATCGTGGCGAACCCGGCGTCGCTGCCGATCCCGCCGATCCTGGACAACCTCGGTACCGCGCTGACCCGACCGGACAACCTGATCCCGCTCGGCCTGCGCAACTCGTTGATCGTGGTGGTCTGCTCGGTGGCGCTGCTCATCCCGCTCGGCGCCGCGTTCAGCTTCCACATCTCCCGGCGGCGGACCCGGACCCGGGCCGCCATCCTGGTCGCGCTGGCCGCCGGCCTGATGGTCCCACCGCAGGTGACCCTGCTCCCGACGATCCAGATCCTCACCTGGCTCGGCCTCGACCACAGCTACCCGGGACTGATCCTGTCGAACCTCGGCGGCGGGTACCTCTCCTTCGCCGTTTTCGTCTACGTCGGCTTCATGCGCGGCATACCCGACGAGATCATCCAGGCCGCCCGGATCGACGGCGCCAGCGGACTGCGGATCTGGTGGCAGATCGTGATGCCGCTGGTCCGGCCGGCCAGCGCGACCGTCGCGATCTTCCTGTCGCTGTGGATCTGGAACGACTTCCTCAACCCGCTGTTCATCCTCGGCCCGTTGCAGGGCCAGACCATCACCACCGGGCTCTACCTGACGATCGGACAGTACTCAGTGGACTACGGCCAGCTCTTCGGCATCATGTTCCTGGCGGGGGTGCTGCCGGTGCTGGGCTACCTGGCCGCGCAGAAGCAGTTCGTCGCCGGCCTCACCGCGGGGTCCACCAAGTGA
- a CDS encoding RrF2 family transcriptional regulator produces MHVSARSDYAVQAMLGIAAAGGATGYPVTAASLSDTQHIPLSFLQSILLDLRRAGLLVSHRGTDGGYVLARSPAEITVGEILRCVSGELSSIRGTPARLTTYDGAAYGLHEFWMSVHQAITDLVDDTTLTDLLTRQRRPVS; encoded by the coding sequence GTGCATGTCTCAGCTCGTAGCGACTACGCGGTCCAGGCGATGTTAGGCATCGCCGCCGCCGGCGGGGCCACCGGTTACCCCGTCACCGCAGCCAGTCTCTCCGACACCCAACACATCCCGTTGAGCTTCCTGCAGAGCATCCTGCTGGACCTACGCCGTGCCGGCCTGCTCGTCAGCCACCGAGGCACCGATGGTGGTTACGTACTGGCCCGATCCCCCGCCGAGATCACCGTCGGCGAGATCCTCCGCTGCGTGAGCGGCGAACTGAGCAGCATCCGTGGCACACCCGCACGACTGACCACGTACGACGGTGCGGCGTACGGGCTGCACGAGTTCTGGATGTCCGTACACCAGGCCATCACGGACCTCGTCGACGACACCACGCTCACGGATTTGCTGACCAGGCAGCGGCGCCCGGTCAGCTGA
- a CDS encoding discoidin domain-containing protein, with product MITAVVAAGLVVPGAAAYAATPTPEQQWTQVQQLLSGIRGRWTDQSYAGAVTRAMPSTALLGNGDIGVTSGGGAGFKTFYVSKGNFWQGNPNPSFVALGGLTIVPVGGGTGSTNLALGASASASSSHPSLPPGRAVSGQWGSGYEGWVSEVGKPQTLTVDLGTAKTFTRYLVRHDSAARPAETANNTRNFQVQVSGNGSAWSTLDTVTNNTAATTDRTVAGATARYVRLQISEPTQGSTPDSAANPRARIGQFELYGPGGGPTPPPAGPFLEEQNILRGDVDTTMTIGGQPVTMRTWTAANDNLMVTSIQSRGTGPVRLEAQTWSGSQDARSGFSNTAGVSGSTTWAARSTPTGSRWVSRAALATRLVGGSPVGTPTASGNTARLSFDLAPNQTIRLVTAVAGGGQNPADPAPSARSLAEAQSGGSLDTLYDQHVEWWKQYWLRSYVDLNDDVLEKFYYGALYHFGSSTRNGRTAPGLYGIWATSDSPQFSGDMHLNYNFMANFYGAYSANRAEYALPYHDLVLAYLPEARRRSTQDLNRVNPGYIGGRFGTGGIPGGVLFPVGIGPFGSTADDNYHQQVVNSLFAVSQFIAYYDYTQDRTFLSTKAYPFMKEVATFFRSYLEYNSGTGRYTVWGGPHEGTWGRNPSPDVGLLKYLFAALIDASVDLNADAGLRAGWQQILTGLPPTPTTTHNGQPVFALADPGTITGGDTRAIRPGDNTVNLEFIHPGEVLGINSPAGDRQIAVNTLNAMNSWGQDNSFPKVFTQAARVGYPAQALIDQLRNQINTKIDPNLRIRDPFHGLEKAGATEAVNNLLLQSDDGILRVFPVWPAGRDASFVKLRDKDALLVSSVFTGGRVGYVDVTSEAGRPVRLQNPWGSQAVVVTRVGGGVVAHTVSGNVISFSTQAGGTYNVVPQ from the coding sequence GTGATCACCGCGGTCGTCGCCGCGGGGCTGGTCGTTCCGGGGGCGGCGGCGTACGCCGCGACCCCCACCCCCGAGCAGCAGTGGACGCAGGTCCAGCAACTGCTCTCCGGGATCAGGGGCCGCTGGACCGACCAGAGCTACGCCGGCGCGGTGACCCGGGCCATGCCGAGCACCGCCCTGCTGGGCAACGGTGACATCGGGGTCACCTCCGGCGGCGGTGCCGGATTCAAGACCTTCTACGTCTCCAAGGGCAACTTCTGGCAGGGCAATCCGAACCCGAGCTTCGTCGCGCTGGGCGGGTTGACGATCGTCCCGGTCGGGGGTGGCACCGGATCGACCAACCTGGCCCTCGGCGCGTCGGCCTCGGCGTCGAGCAGTCATCCGAGTCTTCCGCCGGGGCGGGCGGTGAGCGGGCAGTGGGGTTCCGGGTACGAGGGCTGGGTCTCCGAGGTCGGCAAGCCGCAGACCCTGACCGTCGACCTCGGTACGGCGAAGACGTTCACCCGTTACCTGGTACGGCACGACAGCGCGGCCCGGCCGGCGGAGACGGCGAACAACACCCGGAACTTCCAGGTGCAGGTCTCCGGTAACGGCTCGGCATGGTCGACGCTCGACACCGTCACCAACAACACCGCCGCGACCACCGACCGGACGGTGGCCGGGGCGACGGCCCGGTACGTCCGGTTGCAGATCAGCGAGCCGACCCAGGGCAGTACGCCGGACTCGGCGGCCAACCCGCGCGCCCGGATCGGCCAGTTCGAGCTGTACGGCCCCGGTGGTGGGCCGACCCCGCCGCCGGCCGGCCCGTTCCTGGAGGAGCAGAACATCCTCCGGGGCGACGTCGACACGACGATGACCATCGGCGGGCAGCCGGTGACCATGCGGACCTGGACCGCCGCCAACGACAACCTGATGGTGACCTCGATTCAGTCCCGGGGCACCGGCCCGGTACGCCTGGAGGCGCAGACCTGGTCCGGCTCGCAGGACGCCCGGTCGGGTTTCAGTAACACCGCCGGGGTCTCCGGCAGCACCACCTGGGCGGCCCGGAGCACTCCGACCGGCAGCCGGTGGGTGTCCCGGGCGGCGCTGGCCACCCGGTTGGTCGGCGGCAGCCCGGTGGGCACGCCGACGGCGAGCGGCAACACCGCGCGGCTGAGCTTCGACCTGGCGCCGAACCAGACGATCCGACTGGTCACCGCCGTGGCCGGTGGTGGGCAGAATCCGGCCGATCCGGCACCGTCGGCCCGGAGTCTCGCCGAGGCACAGAGCGGTGGCTCGCTCGACACGCTCTACGACCAGCACGTCGAGTGGTGGAAGCAGTACTGGCTCCGGTCGTACGTCGACCTGAACGACGACGTGCTGGAGAAGTTCTACTACGGCGCGCTCTACCACTTCGGCTCGTCCACCCGGAACGGCAGAACCGCCCCCGGGCTGTACGGCATCTGGGCGACCAGCGACTCGCCCCAGTTCAGTGGCGACATGCACCTGAACTACAACTTCATGGCCAACTTCTACGGCGCGTACTCCGCGAACCGGGCCGAGTACGCGTTGCCGTACCACGACCTGGTGCTGGCGTACCTGCCGGAGGCGCGGCGCCGGTCGACGCAGGACCTGAACCGGGTCAACCCCGGTTACATCGGTGGCCGGTTCGGCACCGGCGGGATCCCGGGTGGCGTGCTCTTCCCGGTCGGCATCGGCCCGTTCGGCTCGACCGCCGACGACAACTACCACCAGCAGGTGGTCAACTCGCTCTTCGCGGTGTCGCAGTTCATCGCGTACTACGACTACACCCAGGACCGGACCTTCCTGAGTACGAAGGCGTACCCCTTCATGAAGGAGGTGGCCACGTTCTTCCGGAGTTACCTGGAGTACAACTCGGGTACCGGTCGCTACACGGTCTGGGGCGGCCCGCACGAGGGCACCTGGGGCCGCAACCCGAGCCCGGACGTGGGGCTGCTGAAGTACCTGTTCGCGGCGCTGATCGACGCGAGCGTGGACCTGAACGCCGATGCCGGACTCCGGGCCGGTTGGCAGCAGATCCTGACCGGTCTGCCGCCCACCCCGACCACCACCCACAACGGCCAGCCGGTCTTCGCCCTGGCCGATCCGGGGACTATCACCGGCGGCGACACACGGGCGATCCGGCCGGGCGACAACACGGTGAACCTGGAGTTCATCCATCCGGGCGAGGTGCTCGGGATCAACTCGCCGGCCGGCGACCGGCAGATCGCCGTCAACACCCTGAACGCGATGAACTCCTGGGGACAGGACAACAGCTTCCCCAAGGTGTTCACCCAGGCGGCCCGGGTCGGCTACCCGGCACAGGCGCTGATCGACCAGTTGCGGAACCAGATCAACACCAAGATCGATCCGAACCTCCGGATCCGGGATCCGTTCCACGGCCTGGAGAAGGCGGGCGCGACCGAGGCGGTCAACAACCTGCTGTTGCAGAGCGACGACGGCATCCTGCGGGTCTTCCCGGTCTGGCCGGCCGGCCGCGACGCGAGCTTCGTCAAACTGCGGGACAAGGACGCGTTGCTGGTGTCGAGCGTGTTCACCGGTGGCCGGGTCGGCTACGTGGACGTCACCAGCGAGGCGGGTAGGCCGGTCCGGTTGCAGAACCCGTGGGGCAGCCAGGCGGTCGTGGTCACCCGGGTCGGCGGCGGGGTGGTCGCGCACACCGTGAGCGGCAACGTGATCAGTTTCAGCACGCAGGCGGGTGGCACGTACAACGTCGTACCGCAGTAG
- a CDS encoding NtaA/DmoA family FMN-dependent monooxygenase (This protein belongs to a clade of FMN-dependent monooxygenases, within a broader family of flavin-dependent oxidoreductases, the luciferase-like monooxygenase (LMM) family, some of whose members use coenzyme F420 rather than FMN.): protein MPKQMILAAHFPGVNNQTVWSDPESGSQIDFASFVRLARTAERGKFDFFFLAEGLRLREQRGRIYDLDVVGRPDSLTLLAALASVTTHLGLAGTMNATFREPYELARQLATLDHLSDGRAGWNVVTSSNAFTGENFRRGGFLDYPLRYERAAEFVRVARRLWDSWPVDAVLGDRATGRFVRHPDPGAFAHHGEQFDIAGHFTVPPSPQGHPVIIQAGDSAEGREFAAADADVVFSRHGTLESGRAFYADVKSRLARYGRTPEELKIIPGVTFVLGDTDADAQERAQYIRRQQVSPQTAILLLEQVWNRDLSGHDPDGPLPAEDPDVSDSSIADGRTRMYADPVATARKWRALAQEKGLGIRDLIIEVTGRQSFVGTPARVAEQMDHFVQADAADGFILVPHLTPGGLDDFVDRVVPLLQGRGVFRTEYTSRTLRGHLGLGPARVAAEPAVVG, encoded by the coding sequence ATGCCCAAGCAGATGATCCTCGCCGCGCACTTCCCCGGGGTGAACAACCAGACGGTGTGGAGTGATCCGGAGTCCGGCAGCCAGATCGATTTCGCCTCCTTCGTCCGCCTGGCCAGGACGGCGGAGCGCGGCAAATTCGATTTCTTCTTCCTGGCCGAGGGACTGCGCCTGCGGGAGCAGCGCGGGAGAATCTACGACCTGGACGTGGTCGGCCGGCCGGACAGCCTCACCCTGTTGGCCGCGCTGGCCTCGGTCACCACCCACCTGGGGCTGGCCGGGACGATGAACGCCACCTTCCGGGAGCCGTACGAGCTGGCCCGTCAGTTGGCCACCCTGGACCACCTGTCGGACGGCCGGGCGGGCTGGAACGTGGTCACCTCGTCCAACGCCTTCACCGGGGAGAACTTCCGCCGGGGCGGTTTCCTGGACTACCCGCTGCGCTACGAGCGGGCGGCCGAGTTCGTCCGGGTCGCCCGGCGGCTGTGGGACTCCTGGCCGGTGGACGCGGTGCTGGGTGACCGGGCCACCGGCCGGTTCGTCCGACATCCCGATCCGGGCGCCTTCGCACACCACGGCGAGCAGTTCGACATCGCCGGGCACTTCACGGTGCCGCCCAGCCCACAGGGGCATCCGGTGATCATCCAGGCCGGCGACTCGGCCGAGGGACGGGAGTTCGCGGCGGCCGACGCCGACGTCGTCTTCTCCCGGCACGGCACCCTGGAGTCCGGCCGGGCGTTCTACGCCGACGTGAAGTCCCGACTGGCCCGGTACGGCCGGACACCGGAGGAGTTGAAGATCATCCCAGGGGTGACCTTCGTACTCGGTGACACCGACGCCGACGCGCAGGAGCGCGCGCAGTACATCCGCCGCCAGCAGGTCAGCCCGCAGACCGCGATCCTGCTGCTGGAACAGGTGTGGAACCGGGACCTGTCCGGCCACGACCCGGACGGGCCACTGCCGGCCGAGGACCCTGACGTCTCGGACTCGTCGATCGCCGACGGCCGGACCCGGATGTACGCCGATCCGGTGGCGACGGCCCGGAAGTGGCGGGCGCTGGCGCAGGAGAAGGGGCTCGGCATCCGGGACCTGATCATCGAGGTGACGGGTAGACAGTCGTTCGTCGGCACCCCGGCCCGGGTGGCCGAGCAGATGGACCACTTCGTGCAGGCCGACGCGGCGGACGGCTTCATCCTGGTACCGCACCTGACGCCGGGCGGGCTGGACGACTTCGTCGACCGGGTGGTGCCGCTGCTCCAGGGGCGCGGGGTGTTCCGCACCGAATACACCAGCCGGACGCTGCGGGGTCACCTCGGCCTCGGCCCGGCCCGCGTGGCGGCCGAGCCCGCCGTCGTCGGATGA
- a CDS encoding LLM class flavin-dependent oxidoreductase: MPHPPLHLAAALDGAGWHPAAWRLAGTAPEALWSASYWANLVAEAERGLLDFVTIEDSLDLQSSRPDGPDGRTDQVRGRLDAVLLAARIAPLTRHIGLIPTTSTTHTEPFHVSTAIATLDHVSSGRAGWRPRISARRSETGHFGRRDLPELRPDLFAEPAYVELVGDLFTEAADVVEVVRRLWDSWQDDAVIRDLPSGRFVDRDRLHYIDFRGRWFSVKGPSIVPRPPQGQPVVATLAHSSVPYAFAAASADVVFVTPPDADAAEAIVTEVRAAEDTVGRICEPLKVLADLVVLLDEDASAAWRRRDRLDGLHGAEPVFDAPVFAGTADELADLLGHWRRAGLDGFRLRPAVLPDDLAAISRTLVPALRDRGLFRAAYPGGTLRDLLGLTRPANRYAVGTPT; the protein is encoded by the coding sequence ATGCCCCACCCACCCCTGCATCTCGCCGCCGCCCTCGACGGGGCCGGTTGGCATCCGGCCGCCTGGCGGCTCGCCGGCACCGCCCCCGAGGCACTCTGGTCCGCGTCCTACTGGGCCAACCTGGTCGCCGAGGCGGAACGCGGACTGCTCGACTTCGTCACCATCGAAGACTCCCTCGATCTGCAGTCGTCCCGCCCGGACGGTCCGGACGGGCGTACCGACCAGGTGCGCGGCCGGCTCGACGCGGTGTTGCTGGCCGCCCGGATCGCGCCGCTGACCAGGCACATCGGGCTGATCCCGACCACCAGCACCACGCACACCGAGCCGTTCCACGTCTCAACCGCGATCGCCACCCTCGACCACGTCAGTTCCGGCCGGGCCGGCTGGCGCCCGAGGATCTCGGCTCGGCGGTCCGAGACGGGCCACTTCGGCCGCCGCGACCTGCCCGAGCTGCGCCCGGACCTGTTCGCCGAACCGGCGTACGTCGAACTCGTCGGCGACCTGTTCACCGAGGCTGCGGACGTGGTGGAGGTGGTACGGCGGCTCTGGGACAGCTGGCAGGACGACGCGGTGATCCGTGATCTGCCGAGCGGTCGCTTCGTCGACCGGGACCGGTTGCACTACATCGACTTCCGGGGCCGGTGGTTCAGCGTCAAGGGACCGTCCATCGTGCCCCGGCCGCCGCAGGGGCAGCCGGTGGTCGCCACGCTGGCGCACTCGTCGGTGCCGTACGCCTTCGCCGCAGCCAGTGCGGACGTCGTCTTCGTGACCCCGCCCGACGCCGACGCGGCCGAGGCGATCGTGACCGAGGTCCGGGCGGCGGAGGACACGGTCGGCCGGATCTGTGAGCCGCTGAAGGTCCTCGCCGACCTGGTCGTACTCCTCGACGAGGACGCCTCGGCGGCGTGGCGCCGTCGGGACCGGCTCGACGGGCTGCACGGCGCGGAGCCGGTCTTCGACGCCCCGGTCTTCGCCGGCACCGCCGACGAACTCGCCGACCTGCTCGGCCACTGGCGCCGGGCCGGCCTCGACGGGTTCCGGCTGCGTCCCGCCGTGCTCCCGGACGACCTCGCCGCGATCAGTCGGACGCTGGTGCCGGCCCTGCGCGACCGGGGCCTGTTCCGGGCCGCCTACCCCGGCGGCACCCTGCGTGACCTGCTGGGCCTGACCCGACCAGCCAACCGGTACGCCGTCGGAACGCCAACCTGA
- a CDS encoding META domain-containing protein produces MRRIGYVMTLLVVGMLLAGCADRGGTAGTASAPPVPPASGTTSSAPADPPDPARLIGSWTVAEADEDEGSILRLAPHDAQVFGRCGIRRGDWRADANGLFVAGLYGFPGPDEAEGCAPATDPTSHWLSQVTGFRSDGDSRILVDDQGDQIARLLPGARPTAGPDLAQSEVEPPVVTDEVRRSLAPAAKLPSALVPPARAALTGRWVPIGGRAPKAYVELGADGGWSGSDGCNGQGGRWVAGPAGALLATTGPSTEIGCANVPVGSWLGATRRAGLDGEVLVLLDAVGGETGRLRRG; encoded by the coding sequence ATGAGGCGCATCGGGTACGTCATGACGCTGCTCGTGGTCGGGATGCTGCTCGCGGGCTGCGCCGATCGGGGCGGTACGGCCGGGACGGCTTCGGCCCCGCCCGTACCGCCGGCATCCGGTACAACTTCCTCGGCACCGGCCGATCCGCCCGATCCGGCCAGGTTGATCGGCTCGTGGACCGTGGCCGAGGCGGACGAGGACGAGGGTTCGATCCTGCGGCTGGCACCGCACGACGCGCAGGTGTTCGGTCGGTGCGGGATACGACGGGGCGACTGGCGGGCCGACGCGAACGGCCTGTTCGTCGCCGGACTGTACGGCTTTCCCGGGCCCGACGAGGCCGAGGGCTGCGCTCCGGCGACCGATCCGACCTCGCACTGGCTGAGTCAGGTGACCGGATTCCGGTCCGACGGCGACAGCCGGATCCTCGTGGACGATCAGGGCGACCAGATCGCTCGGCTGCTGCCCGGTGCCAGACCGACGGCCGGACCGGACCTGGCACAGTCCGAGGTGGAGCCGCCGGTGGTCACCGACGAGGTACGGCGATCCCTCGCACCGGCGGCGAAGCTGCCGTCGGCCCTGGTCCCGCCCGCTCGCGCCGCGCTGACCGGCCGATGGGTGCCAATCGGTGGTCGGGCGCCCAAGGCGTACGTGGAACTGGGCGCGGACGGCGGCTGGAGCGGCTCCGACGGCTGCAACGGCCAGGGCGGGCGGTGGGTCGCCGGCCCGGCGGGTGCCCTGCTCGCCACCACCGGGCCGAGTACCGAGATCGGTTGCGCCAACGTTCCGGTGGGGAGTTGGCTCGGCGCTACCCGGCGGGCCGGCCTGGACGGCGAGGTGTTGGTGCTCCTCGACGCGGTGGGCGGCGAAACCGGCCGGCTCCGCCGAGGCTGA